In one Pseudomonas sp. R84 genomic region, the following are encoded:
- a CDS encoding phosphate-starvation-inducible PsiE family protein, whose amino-acid sequence MKINWAEKLRQNVHQLAESLGNLFVETFHYLALFAIGAVTAWAAVMEFLGMLEEGHIKIDDILLLFIYLELGAMVGIYFKTNHMPVRFLIYVAITALTRLLISNVSHHNPPDMGIIYLCGGILLLAFSILVVRYASSQFPSVKIEKPQRKLGAGSSEHPEVEKGEL is encoded by the coding sequence GTGAAAATAAACTGGGCCGAGAAACTGCGGCAAAACGTGCATCAACTGGCCGAGTCCCTGGGTAACCTGTTCGTCGAGACCTTCCATTATCTGGCGCTGTTTGCCATTGGTGCGGTGACGGCGTGGGCGGCGGTGATGGAGTTTCTCGGGATGCTCGAGGAAGGCCACATCAAGATCGATGACATTCTGCTGCTGTTCATCTATCTCGAACTGGGGGCGATGGTCGGAATCTATTTCAAGACCAACCACATGCCGGTGCGCTTCCTGATCTACGTGGCGATCACCGCGCTGACCCGTTTGCTGATTTCCAACGTCTCGCACCACAACCCGCCGGACATGGGCATCATCTACCTGTGCGGCGGGATTCTGCTGCTGGCGTTCTCGATTCTGGTGGTGCGTTACGCCTCGTCACAATTTCCTTCGGTGAAGATCGAGAAACCACAGCGCAAACTTGGCGCCGGCTCCAGCGAGCATCCGGAAGTCGAGAAAGGCGAACTCTAA
- a CDS encoding sigma-70 family RNA polymerase sigma factor yields MSSAHPVESLYQAHDSWLTGWLRRKLGCPDSAADLAQDTFIKVLTAREPPVIIEPRAFLTTLAKRVLFNHYRRQDLERAYLDTLAQMPEMVAPSEEDKAIILQTLVELDELLDGLPRQVKRAFLLAQVDGLTYPQIAAELGISVATVKRHLNKAAMRCYFSL; encoded by the coding sequence TTGTCGTCCGCCCATCCCGTCGAATCGCTCTATCAGGCTCATGACAGTTGGCTGACTGGCTGGCTGCGGCGCAAGCTCGGCTGCCCGGACAGCGCGGCGGACCTGGCACAGGACACCTTCATCAAGGTGCTGACCGCCCGCGAGCCGCCGGTGATCATCGAGCCGCGCGCCTTTCTGACGACGTTGGCCAAACGCGTTCTGTTCAATCATTACCGCCGTCAGGATCTGGAACGCGCCTACCTCGATACATTGGCGCAGATGCCGGAAATGGTCGCGCCGTCGGAAGAAGACAAAGCGATCATCCTGCAAACCCTGGTGGAGCTGGACGAGTTGCTCGACGGTTTGCCGCGTCAGGTCAAACGCGCCTTTTTGCTGGCGCAGGTCGATGGCCTGACTTATCCACAGATTGCCGCAGAACTCGGAATCTCCGTGGCCACCGTCAAACGTCATCTGAACAAAGCGGCGATGCGCTGCTACTTCTCCCTATGA
- a CDS encoding LysR substrate-binding domain-containing protein: protein MSRQLHAQTYVWLQVFSCAARHLSFTRCAEELHITPGAVSQQIRQLEERLGFRLFHRRARGVELSAEGQRLAITVNEAYGSIDAELRRLDAGMISGILRLRSIPSFLSKWLTPRLPRLQQRYPDIQLRLVAEDSSVPLHEGDFDLAIDLNDGSYPGLLSTALLDEQIFPVCAPSLLRGRPPLHGPADLVHFPLLHDITAWRGSYEYAEWEFYLNAIGFEGADVRRGHTFNRNHLTIEAAIAGMGVAIARRTLLNDELERGTLIVPFGLSVPNHKRYVLLYAPGALSHPGVRAVHDWLVEEAGIFRSLHPLNDGQL, encoded by the coding sequence ATGAGTCGTCAATTGCATGCCCAGACCTATGTCTGGCTGCAGGTGTTTTCCTGTGCCGCGCGGCACCTGTCGTTCACCCGTTGTGCCGAAGAACTGCACATCACCCCGGGGGCGGTCAGCCAACAGATTCGACAACTGGAGGAGCGTCTGGGCTTTCGTCTGTTTCATCGGCGCGCGCGCGGTGTGGAATTGAGTGCAGAAGGGCAGCGGTTGGCCATTACCGTCAATGAGGCGTATGGCAGCATCGATGCGGAATTGCGGCGACTGGATGCCGGAATGATCAGCGGGATTCTGCGCCTGCGCTCGATTCCGTCATTCCTCAGCAAGTGGCTGACGCCCCGTTTGCCGCGCCTGCAACAGCGTTACCCGGACATTCAGCTACGGCTCGTCGCCGAGGACAGCAGCGTGCCGTTGCACGAGGGCGACTTTGATCTGGCGATAGATCTTAACGACGGCAGTTACCCGGGATTGTTATCCACAGCCTTGCTCGACGAGCAGATTTTCCCCGTATGTGCACCGAGCCTGTTGCGTGGGCGTCCACCGTTGCACGGGCCGGCGGATCTGGTGCATTTCCCGTTGCTGCATGACATCACTGCCTGGCGTGGCAGTTATGAATACGCAGAGTGGGAATTCTATTTGAACGCGATCGGCTTCGAGGGCGCCGACGTGAGGCGCGGGCATACGTTCAATCGCAATCACCTGACCATCGAAGCGGCGATTGCCGGCATGGGCGTGGCGATTGCCAGACGCACGTTGCTTAACGATGAGCTGGAGCGGGGGACATTGATTGTGCCGTTTGGCCTGTCGGTGCCCAATCACAAACGCTACGTGTTGCTGTATGCGCCGGGGGCGTTGAGCCATCCGGGCGTACGGGCTGTGCATGATTGGTTGGTCGAGGAAGCGGGGATTTTTCGCAGTTTGCATCCGTTGAATGACGGGCAATTGTGA
- a CDS encoding serine/threonine transporter, with amino-acid sequence MTDVRTPAAENPAVDRTSNTETAHTGWSKFDTTWMLGLYGTAIGAGTLFLPINAGVGGFWPLLILAVLAFPMTFLAHRGLTRFVLSGRSGDITEVVEEHFGIGAGKLITLLYFFAIFPILLVYSVALTNTLSSFLEHQLHIAPPPRAILSLALILGLMAIVRCGQSVIVKAMSVLVYPFVAALLLLALSLIPNWNGAFFASAQEAMPMSAFFKTMWLAIPVMVFSFNHSPIISAFAVEQKQRYGEQAERKSSGILAMAHGMMVVTVMFFCFSCVLALSPADLAAAKAQNISILSYLANHFQTPVIAYAAPLIALVAITKSFLGHYIGASEGFQGMIVKSLRSRGRVMSASWLNRATAVFMILSCWAVATFNPSILGMIETLGGPVIACLLFLMPMYAIRRVPALRQYSGQVSNVFVVLIGLIALSAIIYSVLP; translated from the coding sequence ATGACCGATGTACGTACACCTGCTGCCGAAAATCCCGCTGTAGACCGCACAAGCAACACAGAAACGGCCCACACGGGCTGGAGCAAATTCGACACCACCTGGATGCTTGGCCTGTACGGCACGGCTATCGGTGCCGGCACGTTGTTCCTGCCGATCAATGCCGGTGTCGGTGGTTTCTGGCCGTTGCTGATTCTCGCTGTGCTGGCCTTCCCGATGACGTTTCTTGCTCACCGTGGCCTGACCCGTTTTGTCTTGTCCGGGCGCTCCGGGGATATCACCGAAGTGGTCGAAGAACACTTCGGCATCGGTGCCGGCAAGCTGATCACGCTGCTGTATTTCTTCGCGATCTTCCCGATCCTGCTGGTGTACAGCGTGGCGCTGACCAACACCTTGAGCAGTTTCCTCGAACACCAACTGCACATCGCCCCGCCGCCTCGGGCGATCCTCTCGCTGGCGTTGATTCTGGGTCTGATGGCCATTGTCCGTTGTGGCCAGAGCGTAATCGTCAAAGCCATGAGCGTGCTGGTTTATCCCTTTGTTGCCGCGTTGCTGCTACTTGCACTCAGCCTGATTCCGAACTGGAATGGCGCGTTTTTCGCCAGCGCCCAAGAAGCCATGCCAATGTCTGCTTTCTTCAAGACAATGTGGCTGGCGATCCCGGTGATGGTGTTCTCGTTCAACCATTCGCCGATCATCTCCGCGTTCGCGGTTGAGCAGAAACAGCGCTACGGCGAGCAGGCCGAACGCAAGAGCAGCGGCATCCTCGCCATGGCTCACGGCATGATGGTCGTCACGGTGATGTTCTTTTGCTTCAGTTGTGTACTGGCGTTGTCGCCGGCAGATCTGGCAGCAGCGAAAGCGCAGAACATTTCGATCCTGTCGTACCTGGCCAACCACTTCCAGACCCCGGTGATCGCTTACGCCGCGCCGCTGATTGCGCTGGTGGCGATCACCAAATCCTTCCTCGGCCACTACATCGGCGCCAGCGAAGGCTTCCAGGGCATGATCGTGAAAAGCCTGCGCAGCCGTGGCCGGGTCATGTCAGCGAGCTGGCTGAACCGCGCGACCGCCGTGTTCATGATCCTTAGCTGCTGGGCCGTGGCGACCTTCAACCCGAGCATCCTCGGCATGATCGAAACCCTCGGCGGGCCGGTGATTGCCTGTCTGTTGTTCCTGATGCCGATGTACGCCATCCGCCGCGTGCCAGCCTTGCGCCAGTATTCGGGCCAGGTATCCAACGTGTTTGTGGTGTTGATCGGCCTGATTGCACTGTCAGCGATCATCTACTCGGTTCTGCCCTGA
- a CDS encoding FecR domain-containing protein — MNRAPDFSSQVAEQAVHWLMEVQQGALSPRQHLAMQQWLDAHSEHRRAWEHIQRVNQRLRGVSSPLAHAALNGPKSASRRQALKLLLIFGAGSAVTWGMREHAPLPSLFADYRSPLGQRRKVSLGGGDKLQLNTASAVDVDGGQRLIRLLEGEILLTAAQSFEVHTAQGLLKAQGARLNVRQFADRTQIALFEGRVELNGNGRAPMLLPVARQLSFTPASVSEAKPLDANSGAWADGMLVAAHMRLGDFLDELGRYRRGQLNCAKNVADLLISGTYPLDDSERILDLLEISLPVKMRRFTRYWVTVEARV; from the coding sequence ATGAACCGCGCCCCGGATTTTTCCTCGCAGGTTGCCGAACAGGCTGTGCACTGGCTGATGGAAGTGCAGCAAGGCGCGCTGTCACCACGCCAGCACTTGGCAATGCAACAATGGCTGGACGCGCACAGCGAGCACCGCCGCGCGTGGGAGCATATTCAGCGGGTCAACCAGCGTTTGCGCGGAGTGTCGTCGCCACTGGCGCATGCAGCGTTGAACGGGCCGAAGTCCGCCAGCCGTCGTCAGGCGCTGAAGCTGTTGCTGATTTTTGGCGCCGGTTCGGCGGTGACCTGGGGCATGCGCGAACACGCACCGCTGCCGTCGCTCTTCGCCGATTACCGTAGCCCGCTGGGGCAGCGACGCAAAGTTTCCCTGGGTGGCGGTGATAAGTTGCAACTCAACACCGCCAGTGCCGTGGACGTCGACGGTGGGCAGCGATTGATCCGCTTGCTCGAAGGCGAAATTCTCCTGACGGCCGCGCAATCCTTCGAAGTGCACACGGCTCAGGGCCTTCTGAAAGCTCAGGGCGCGCGCCTCAATGTGCGCCAGTTTGCCGATCGCACGCAGATTGCGCTGTTCGAAGGTCGCGTCGAACTGAACGGTAATGGACGAGCGCCGATGTTGCTGCCGGTCGCGCGTCAGCTCAGTTTCACTCCGGCATCGGTCAGCGAGGCCAAACCGCTGGATGCCAACAGCGGCGCCTGGGCCGACGGTATGCTGGTAGCGGCGCACATGCGCCTGGGCGACTTCCTTGATGAACTGGGTCGCTACCGTCGCGGCCAGCTCAATTGCGCCAAGAACGTCGCCGATCTGCTGATTTCCGGAACTTACCCGCTGGACGACAGCGAGCGGATTCTTGATCTGCTGGAAATCAGTTTGCCGGTGAAGATGAGGCGCTTTACCCGCTACTGGGTGACCGTCGAAGCGCGGGTTTAA
- a CDS encoding endonuclease domain-containing protein yields MQTRPTLAQFARQLRVNQTDCEQLLWQKLRSRQIANLKFRRQFPCPPYVLDFYCAELKLAIELDGGQHYETSGLIHDQRRTHYLNQKGIEVARFSNLEVIQQMDNVLEQIIRIAANRKMPSP; encoded by the coding sequence ATGCAAACCCGCCCCACCCTCGCCCAATTCGCCCGCCAGTTACGTGTCAACCAAACCGATTGCGAACAGCTGCTCTGGCAAAAACTCCGCTCCCGCCAAATCGCCAATCTGAAATTTCGCCGGCAGTTTCCCTGTCCGCCCTATGTGCTGGACTTTTACTGTGCCGAACTGAAATTGGCGATTGAACTGGACGGTGGTCAGCACTATGAAACGTCGGGACTGATTCATGACCAACGCCGGACGCACTATCTGAATCAAAAGGGCATTGAAGTCGCGCGTTTCAGTAACCTCGAGGTGATCCAGCAGATGGACAATGTGCTAGAGCAGATAATAAGAATTGCGGCGAATCGAAAAATGCCCTCACCCTAA
- a CDS encoding DUF3509 domain-containing protein: MDNPFQIITDAFAPDYQINLSIQGLDGSIMLTLSNSGRIVAKRMISAEQRNDPARLKRLVQSIQFGIAIEQGHSAMAILEAMTSGAGLTPPPPRVIGRPRPAAGL; the protein is encoded by the coding sequence ATGGACAATCCTTTTCAGATCATTACCGATGCCTTCGCGCCGGACTATCAGATCAACCTGAGCATTCAGGGCCTGGACGGCAGCATCATGCTGACCCTGTCCAACAGCGGTCGGATCGTGGCCAAACGCATGATCAGCGCCGAACAGCGCAACGATCCCGCGCGCCTCAAACGCTTGGTGCAAAGCATTCAATTCGGCATCGCCATCGAACAGGGCCACAGCGCCATGGCGATCCTCGAAGCGATGACCAGCGGCGCCGGGCTGACCCCGCCACCGCCACGCGTCATCGGCCGGCCACGACCTGCGGCCGGGCTTTAG
- the fecA gene encoding TonB-dependent Fe(3+) dicitrate receptor FecA, whose protein sequence is MHPTRLTPLARSLRNLVLGASLSFSALPAAMAADAKAYHIAPSSLENALNQFGREAGVLISFGSQVTGGVQSRGLEGSYTPEQGLNALLEGTGLQARAEGNNAFSLQPVADAALELDTSKVVGDWLGDAAQINVFEHPGARDVIRREEFERQGATQARDVLNRIPGVNAPENNGTGSHDMALNFGIRGLNPRLAARSTVLMDGIPVPFAPYGQPQLSFAPISMGNMDAVDVVRGGGAVRYGPQNVGGVVNFVTRAIPDEPTVKGGFQTETSPSSSHDGFKTSANLLAGGTNANGLGGALLYSGTRGGDWREHSDTEIDDLILKGKYQLDEANSFNAMAQYYEGKADMPGGLNVADYDADPYQSTRPKDQFWGRRTMFNFGYRYQEDRREFTANTFFTKTLRSGYLDQGTFLSLSPREYWVRGLETRFAQGFDLGPTSHEVGVGYRYINEAGHELRYRTPISSNEYPTTASRNDRDTRGGTEANAFFVDDRIDIGKWTITPGVRYEMIESQQTNNLTNVKYKGDYNTALPALNVLYHLTDSWNLYANTEGSFGSVQYSQMPNRVTSGEVKPEKARTWELGTRYDNGALRAEIGAFLINFDNQYESNQTNDSVIARGETRHQGIETSVNYALDDLSPALAGFDVYASYAYVDATIREDGPNKGNRVPFSSKHKGTIGVGYTEGPWKLNLDSSFQSDQFADNANTSKESADGSTGKIPGYMLFSSRAGYDFGPQLSDLNVAVGVKNIFNTQYFTRSFDDNNKGKYVGEPRTVYVQTSVAF, encoded by the coding sequence ATGCACCCCACCCGCCTCACGCCACTGGCCCGCAGCCTGCGCAATCTTGTCCTCGGCGCCAGCCTGAGTTTCAGTGCCCTGCCCGCTGCGATGGCCGCCGATGCCAAGGCCTATCACATCGCGCCGTCGTCACTGGAAAACGCCCTCAACCAGTTTGGCCGTGAAGCGGGCGTGTTGATTTCTTTCGGATCGCAAGTTACCGGCGGCGTGCAAAGTCGAGGCCTGGAGGGCAGCTACACGCCTGAGCAAGGTCTGAATGCGCTGCTCGAAGGCACCGGTCTGCAAGCACGCGCCGAGGGCAATAATGCGTTCAGTCTGCAACCGGTGGCGGATGCCGCGCTGGAACTGGACACCTCGAAAGTCGTCGGCGACTGGCTGGGTGACGCCGCGCAAATCAACGTGTTTGAACATCCCGGTGCTCGCGACGTGATCCGCCGCGAGGAGTTCGAACGTCAAGGCGCAACGCAGGCGCGCGATGTGCTCAACCGCATCCCCGGCGTCAACGCCCCGGAAAACAACGGCACCGGCAGCCACGATATGGCGCTGAATTTCGGTATCCGTGGCTTGAATCCACGCCTGGCCGCACGCTCGACGGTGTTGATGGACGGCATTCCGGTGCCGTTCGCGCCTTACGGTCAGCCACAACTGTCGTTCGCGCCGATCAGCATGGGCAACATGGATGCCGTGGACGTGGTACGTGGCGGCGGTGCTGTGCGCTACGGCCCGCAGAACGTCGGCGGCGTGGTCAACTTCGTGACCCGGGCGATTCCCGACGAGCCGACGGTCAAGGGCGGCTTCCAGACGGAAACCAGCCCTTCGTCGAGCCATGATGGCTTCAAGACCAGCGCCAATCTGCTGGCCGGCGGCACCAATGCCAATGGCCTCGGCGGTGCGTTGCTCTACTCCGGCACCCGTGGCGGTGACTGGCGCGAACACAGCGACACCGAGATCGACGACCTGATCCTCAAGGGCAAATACCAGCTCGACGAGGCCAACAGTTTCAACGCCATGGCCCAGTACTACGAAGGCAAGGCTGATATGCCCGGCGGTTTGAACGTCGCCGATTACGACGCCGACCCGTACCAATCGACCCGACCGAAAGATCAGTTCTGGGGCCGTCGGACGATGTTCAATTTTGGCTATCGCTATCAGGAAGATCGCCGCGAATTCACCGCCAACACCTTCTTCACCAAGACCTTGCGCAGCGGTTATCTCGATCAAGGCACGTTCCTTTCACTGTCGCCGCGCGAGTATTGGGTGCGCGGTCTGGAAACCCGTTTCGCCCAAGGCTTCGACCTCGGCCCGACCAGTCATGAAGTCGGCGTCGGCTATCGCTACATCAACGAGGCCGGCCACGAACTGCGCTATCGCACGCCGATCAGCAGCAACGAATACCCGACCACTGCCAGCCGCAACGACCGCGATACCCGTGGCGGCACCGAGGCCAATGCGTTCTTCGTTGACGACCGCATCGACATCGGCAAATGGACAATCACCCCCGGCGTGCGTTACGAGATGATCGAATCGCAGCAGACCAACAACCTGACCAACGTCAAATACAAGGGCGACTACAACACCGCGTTGCCGGCGTTGAACGTGCTCTATCACCTGACCGACAGCTGGAATCTGTACGCCAACACCGAAGGCTCGTTCGGCAGCGTGCAATACAGCCAGATGCCCAACCGTGTGACCAGCGGCGAAGTGAAACCGGAAAAGGCGCGCACCTGGGAACTCGGCACGCGCTATGATAATGGCGCATTGCGCGCGGAGATCGGCGCGTTCCTGATCAACTTCGACAATCAGTACGAAAGTAATCAGACCAACGATTCGGTGATTGCCCGTGGCGAAACCCGTCATCAAGGTATCGAGACCAGCGTCAATTACGCGCTGGATGATTTGAGTCCGGCGCTGGCTGGTTTCGATGTGTACGCCAGCTACGCCTATGTTGACGCAACCATTCGCGAAGACGGGCCGAACAAAGGCAATCGCGTGCCGTTCTCCTCGAAACACAAAGGCACGATTGGCGTCGGTTACACCGAGGGGCCATGGAAGTTGAATCTGGATAGCAGCTTCCAGAGCGACCAGTTCGCTGACAACGCCAACACCTCGAAGGAAAGTGCTGATGGCAGCACCGGCAAGATCCCGGGTTACATGCTGTTCAGCAGCCGCGCCGGATATGACTTCGGCCCGCAGTTGTCGGATTTGAACGTGGCGGTAGGGGTGAAGAACATCTTCAACACGCAGTACTTCACGCGCTCGTTTGATGACAATAACAAGGGCAAGTATGTGGGGGAGCCGCGCACGGTTTATGTGCAGACTTCTGTGGCGTTCTGA
- a CDS encoding DUF3649 domain-containing protein, whose protein sequence is MKGKLATLPMSYRLAVTSRVLAAVFGGYLVAALASVTLTLWLPLNRAEAVVTGMTISFLVYLVAVLWCFACRTAWSAWVGLLVPSVILATISGAARGLGLA, encoded by the coding sequence ATGAAAGGCAAACTCGCCACACTTCCCATGTCCTATCGTCTGGCCGTCACCTCACGGGTGCTGGCCGCGGTATTTGGCGGCTATCTCGTCGCGGCACTGGCCAGTGTCACCCTGACGCTGTGGCTGCCGTTGAACCGAGCCGAAGCAGTGGTGACCGGCATGACCATTTCCTTTCTGGTCTATCTGGTAGCGGTGCTGTGGTGCTTTGCCTGTCGTACGGCGTGGTCGGCATGGGTTGGCTTGCTGGTGCCAAGCGTGATTCTGGCAACCATTTCCGGCGCAGCACGTGGATTGGGACTGGCATGA
- a CDS encoding HPF/RaiA family ribosome-associated protein has product MQIQVNSDNHIQSSQRLEEWVRTTIESTLERYEEDLTRVEVHLADENGDKPGPHDMRCQLEARPKGHQPISVTHKADSLEQAIDGAAEKLEHALEHLFGKLRGKPRAAVVPFSKANDALLEEEFLENEQAAINS; this is encoded by the coding sequence ATGCAAATCCAAGTCAACAGCGATAACCATATTCAAAGTAGTCAACGACTGGAGGAGTGGGTACGTACAACCATTGAGAGCACGCTCGAACGTTATGAAGAAGACCTGACCCGCGTCGAAGTCCATCTGGCCGACGAGAACGGTGACAAACCAGGTCCCCATGACATGCGCTGCCAACTGGAAGCGCGGCCAAAAGGCCATCAACCGATTTCCGTGACCCATAAGGCCGATTCGCTGGAACAAGCGATCGACGGCGCTGCCGAAAAACTCGAGCACGCCCTGGAGCACCTTTTCGGCAAGCTGCGAGGTAAGCCACGCGCGGCTGTGGTGCCATTTAGCAAGGCGAATGACGCTCTGCTGGAGGAAGAATTTCTTGAGAACGAACAGGCAGCGATCAACAGTTGA
- a CDS encoding L-serine ammonia-lyase, which produces MAISVFDLFKVGIGPSSSHTVGPMRAAATFAQALIDQHLLNDVRRVEIRLYGSLSATGVGHATDRATVMGLMGEWPDSIDPATIDPRIQQLRETGQLSLAGQREIAFDWQRDLLLLDESLPYHPNAMSLTAFGETAELFEQTYYSVGGGFIIEAEEAESGVAPAGDVALPYDFSSAAELLSLCKQHNLRVSELMMANERAWRTDAEIRQGLLHIWSVMRECVEQGLRHEGILPGGLNVPRRAAKLHRSLLEIGKPNVISSTLSAMEWVNLFALAVNEENAAGGRMVTAPTNGAAGIIPAVLHYYMKFNPDASDDDVVAFFLGAAAVGILCKKNASISGAEVGCQGEVGSACAMAAAGLADVLGATPEQLENAAEIGLEHNLGLTCDPVGGLVQVPCIERNAIAAVKAINATQMALRGDGNHFISLDRVIRTMRDTGADMHDKYKETSRGGLAVNWVEC; this is translated from the coding sequence ATGGCTATCAGTGTTTTCGATCTATTCAAAGTCGGCATCGGCCCGTCCAGCTCCCACACCGTCGGCCCGATGCGGGCGGCAGCGACCTTCGCTCAGGCGCTGATTGATCAGCATTTGTTGAACGATGTGCGTCGTGTGGAAATCCGTTTATATGGCTCGCTGTCAGCCACCGGCGTCGGTCACGCCACCGACCGCGCCACAGTCATGGGTCTGATGGGCGAATGGCCGGACAGCATTGATCCGGCGACCATCGATCCGCGCATTCAGCAACTGCGCGAGACAGGCCAACTGTCCCTCGCCGGGCAAAGAGAAATCGCCTTCGACTGGCAGCGTGATCTCCTGCTGCTCGACGAGAGTCTGCCCTACCATCCCAACGCCATGTCCCTGACAGCCTTTGGCGAAACGGCCGAGCTGTTCGAGCAGACGTACTACTCGGTCGGTGGCGGTTTCATTATCGAAGCGGAAGAAGCTGAGTCCGGTGTCGCACCGGCCGGTGACGTGGCGTTGCCGTACGATTTTTCCAGCGCCGCCGAACTGCTGTCACTATGCAAACAGCACAATCTGCGCGTGTCCGAACTGATGATGGCCAACGAGCGCGCCTGGCGTACCGACGCCGAAATCCGCCAAGGCCTGCTGCACATCTGGTCGGTAATGCGCGAGTGCGTCGAACAAGGCCTGCGCCACGAAGGCATCCTGCCCGGTGGTCTGAATGTGCCGCGCCGGGCGGCGAAACTGCATCGCAGCCTGTTGGAAATCGGCAAGCCGAACGTGATCAGCTCAACGCTGTCGGCGATGGAGTGGGTCAACCTGTTCGCCCTCGCCGTCAACGAAGAAAACGCGGCCGGCGGGCGCATGGTCACCGCGCCGACCAACGGCGCAGCCGGGATCATCCCGGCAGTTCTGCACTACTACATGAAATTCAACCCGGATGCGTCTGACGATGACGTGGTCGCTTTCTTTCTCGGTGCGGCCGCCGTCGGCATTCTCTGTAAGAAAAATGCCTCGATCTCGGGCGCCGAAGTCGGCTGTCAGGGTGAAGTCGGTTCGGCCTGCGCGATGGCGGCTGCCGGTCTGGCCGACGTGCTCGGCGCCACCCCGGAGCAACTGGAAAACGCCGCCGAAATCGGCCTGGAACACAACCTCGGCCTGACCTGCGACCCGGTCGGCGGCCTGGTGCAGGTGCCGTGTATTGAACGCAATGCGATCGCCGCCGTGAAGGCGATCAACGCCACGCAAATGGCTCTGCGCGGCGACGGCAACCACTTCATTTCCCTCGACCGGGTGATCCGCACCATGCGCGATACCGGCGCCGACATGCATGACAAATACAAAGAGACTTCACGGGGTGGCCTGGCTGTGAACTGGGTGGAGTGCTGA